From the Candidatus Cloacimonadota bacterium genome, the window ATTATCGGGTGTCCGGTATCAGAATCTTCAGCGGGGAACAGAACATCGTCGATCAACACACAGTCGTTTCCGGCAGAGACAGAACTGTCTTTCACATATTCCCAACGGTAGGTGTTGGTTCCAGCAAGCACAATGTAACTAACTTGTTCCCAATCTTCATCAATGCCGCTCCATTGGTTTTTGAGCATTCCGTTTACGAAGAATTTCAGATAGTCGTGGTTTGCTTCGGATGAGGTTTTCTTCCAGAAGGATACAAAACCGTCGGAGGGATTGGTGAGCGTGATGCTCATTGAAGTGGTTTGATTGTGATTGATGGGAGCGCTTTGAGCTGCAAGACTGCCTTGATAACCATTCTCAGTGCTGATCCAGTTTCCTCCGGTAAAAGTCCAGGGGAAGTTACTCATACCATTCTCAAAGTTCTCCATCAGGATACCGGTGATGACGGCATAAGTATTGGTTAACACAGTTTGGGCATAAGATGCTATTATGTTTATTGATATGGTGGAACCTGGTTCGATTTGAGAAGATAGTGCAATATTGTAAATCAACTCACTGGAGTTACCAGCGCTAATAAGCGGGATGGTATCCACGATGGGGCTTATAATGGTTTCTCCACCTTCAATCGTGATGGAACTGAATAATTCAGGGCAGTCAGCATGTCCCAGGTTGCTTATAGGAATGCTGATCGTGAAGCTTTCTCCGGGATCCACTCTACCATTGTTGTTTCCTTGGCTGTCATTTATTTGAAGTGATCCCCAGACAATACGGGGAGCATTGATGACAATCTCATGATCGTAGTTGTATTCCGAGCCGTCCTGCAGAGTAACCAGCACAGTAAAAGCCGCAGAGTATTGATCAGGCACAGAATCACTGATTTGGAGCTGGATTCCAGTTGATGTAGAGCCGATGGTATTCGGGTTGATGTAGTCTATGATCTCCGCATCTCCAACTACTGTCAGGTGAGGATCGCTGGTGATTGCAGACACACTGACACCTTCCGCGGGATCACTTCCTACATTCTCCATATTCACCTGAATTGTAACGATCTCGCCCAGGGAAGGGTTGTTGTCATTATCGTCTTCAACGCTTACTCCGGTTACGATTATATAAGGTCCGTCTGCAGGTAATACCTCAACCGTACCAATATGAGTAACCTTATTGAAAGCGGTAATGGTAAGAGTGAGATTCATGGGCTGTTCCGGTAATATGTCCAGGTTCAAAAGAGCGGTTCCATTGGCATCTGCTGTAGCTATACCGTAGATTGTACCTTCAGCACTCAATGAGAGTCTGGCATAGGGTTCTGTAGTAACATCCAGACTCTGCATTCCGATGAGCAGGACAGGATTGTATTCAGCAAGTGCTTCAGTGGGAGTCTTCGTTCTTACCATCAGTGATGCATCACCGAATATATGCCAGTTTTTAAACTCATCTGCACCATCGCTACCGTATACTTCGATCATCTTTGATGAACCATTGTAGAACAGACCACCGATGCTGTGTTTGGCTTCAGCAATCAAAAGATCGGTGATTTCATCTTGGGCACGCATGGGGGGGTTCCAACCCTGGTTCACGGAAGAAGCGTAGATTGCTACAGCACCGGTGGGATTACCGTTGTTTGTAGCTCTCATCCAAGCTTCTGCGAAACAAGTTCGGCTCACGAAGTTGCCGTTCACACAAGCTACAGAAGCAATGAAAGGCAACATATTGTCGTTTGTAAGGGCATTTACATTGTTGTTATTGAATCCTGTGGTAACCCATGAAGTATCGGAGCCATGTCCCACGTAGTTTATGAAACCACGCCCAGTATTGATGTTGTTACCCACGGCATAAGCAGTTGCGCCCATATTTGCATACATCTGGTCAACAGAGGTGTAACCGTATCCTAGCAAATCCGTGCGGATATTCTCCATGTGTTGCTGATCGCTCTCGCCATTATCACCTTGATATCCGCCACCTTCTTCAGAGGCTATACCCATGGCATTTTGCAACCATGTGGCATCGTTTTGCAGGTCGCGCTCATATTCTATGCTTCTTTGTACCTGGGTCTCCATTTCTGCCACAGTCTGTGCAGAAAAGCGTCCCACAAAGATTTCAGGGTAATTATCATTACCAGCGAGTAAGGCAAACGAGGGATCACTGCCTCCACCATTATAGGAAAGGGATGGTACCTGAGGGGCGTCACCCATGATCTGAACGAACATCAATCCGTCGTTCAAGATATATTGGTTCTGGATATATGTTTTTATCTGAGATGCGCTTGGCCCTGCAACCTGGTAGTCTACCACACTTACATCGAAACCCATTTGCTTTTTCCAATTCACCCAGGGTAGGATGGCATTGTCAAACATGGAGTTTGTAATAACAAGAATTCGGCCTTCTTCGTCGATTGAGGGATACTTAGCTTCAGCGAAGTTCAAGAACATGTTCCGGTAGATTTCGCTATATTCGGCAGCATAACTGTGTTTGGAGAAGCTAAGAGCGTTTGTAAGGTCACTACCATCCTGAGATAGCTTTACCTTGATTCTGGTATATACACGAGTGATTCCAGTTTCGGGGTAGTACACGAAAGGTTTGAAACGAACACTAATACCGCGGTAGTCTCTCAGGATAAAGGGCTCGCTTAGTTCTGTATGGTTTTCTGGGTAATAATCGGAGCTTTTGTAAAACTCCGAGAAGGTATAGGGAATGGATTCAGGATTGATATCGCGAGTCAGATTTCCTTTGGAGGGGGCTATCTTCATCTTCAGATCAAGATATTCAGTCTCCATTGTCTCCATTACCATTCTCGCATTTGCAGAAATAATTACACTTCCTGCAAGGATGGGTACTTGAGGAAGTCCTTGTTCCAGAGTCAATCCGCCGTTCTTTACGCTCAGATTGTACCATGTATCATCATTTATTGAAAGCGCTTCACGCTCGAATGCGCCAAGTTTCATTTCCAGAATCATCTCAGAAGAGCTGCTTTGAAGCAGCTGGATACCGTTATCATAATTGGCGATTTCCATAACTTCAGCTCTGAGTATAATCTGCAAACTCAGTAGCAGGCCTAGCAATATAATGAGTCTCTTCATTATATCCTCCATTTCTATTCAATTTTATCCATATATCAGAGAGGCACCACCCAGAGGATGGTGCCTCATGTTCCATTTATTTCATCAACATCATTTTTTTGGTACTACGATAGCTTCCAGCTTCCATTCTGTATAAATACAATCCGCTTGAGACGGAAGTACCGTTGTTATCTTTTCCGTTCCACACCATCTGGTGTTTGCCAGCATTCATGGGAGCATTCACAAGGGTTCTAATCAATTGTCCCTTGATGTTGAATATATTCAGTTTTACATTTCCGGCTTCTTTCAGTGAGAAATTGATAGTGGTTTCCGGGTTGAAAGGATTTGGGAAGTTGCCATTCAGCGCAGTAACAACGGGGTTCACTTGAATTCCGTTTGAACTGGGTTCCACTGTAATCGGTATCTGAATCTCTGCCAGGTCAGGATCGTTTGTGGTTACCACTAGTACTTCGTTGATCGTTGATACAGACGAACCGGTTTCGAGAGCGATATTAAAGGTTCGGGTTGCGCCGGGGGAGATGATATAGAAGTAATCATTGGGCAGGTTTTGGCCATTATAGACCAGAGTGAAAGCTGCAGGCAGAGTGATCACACCGCTAAGGTCAGCTGTACCCAGATTGCGCAGGATTAAATCCTCACTGTAGCTGGTGTTTGGGAATACTTCTTCAAAGTCGATAGATTGTGTGGTAGTATAGGCCATCGCCAGTTCGCTTGACCCGCTTGAGGGGAATCTGATATCATCAATCCATGCCGAATCGCTACCACCAGTCATGCTCACATCTTTTACATAGCTCCATTTGAAGGTTCTGGTTCCGGGTTCAACTGCATAGCTAACCTGAGACCAATCCACTGTCCCGCTCCAATTTCCCTTCTCTTCTCCGTCAATGTAAAACATCAGTTTATCGTATGAAGATTCGGAAGAGACTTTGCGATAGAAGCTGATATCTCCTTCAGATAAAACGTCCACAGTTATACTGAGATCTGTGTTGGTGTTGTTTCCGATCGTTCCGCTCTTTGCTGAATAAGTACCACTGTTATGCTGGGTGTTTACGACAGTCCAGGGGTTGGCACTGTTATTTTGCCATGCGAAAGAACTGAAGTCTCCGGTTTCAAAGCCTTCCATTACTGCACCAACCGGTATTATCAGTCCCTGGTTGATCATTTGGACACCCATATCGAGCGCTACACCCAATGCAATGGTCGTACCCAATTCTGCTTCCTCAGAGATGTTCAGATTGAAGGTAAGTGGAATATTGCCATCGACATTTATTCCAGGAATCACAAAGCTGGATAAAGGCAATGATGCAAGATCGCTGTTTAGAATCAGATTGAGAGTGCCACTTTGGGCACTCATGTGGCCGTTATTAGTAATATTCAAGGTAATATTTATGCTTTCACCTGCTTCAAAGATGCCGTTATTATTGGGATCGAAGTAAGCCACTGAACTGATGATCACATTTGGTGCATTCACAGTAATACTGCGTTCGGATACCCATTCGTGATCTCCGTCACTAACTGTGATGGTAAGCTCAGCTTCGTGTTGATCCGGAGTGCCCTGATCAATCATAATAGAGAAGATCGAGGGGACTGTGATGCTGCCATCGGGAGATATATCGTCGATCACGGCAACATTCTGAGGGATGTATATCCAAGGGCTTTCAGTAGAGATACTTACTGTCAGGTTCTCGGCAGCAAGGATGCCAACATTGCTGAAGCTGAGGTCTATATCTATGGCTTCGCCGGCTTCGGCTGTGCCATTATCGTCGTTGATAGTGATGGGGCTTACGGTTACATAAGGCCCTTCATTGGGAATTACGTTTATGGTAGAAATTAGAGGACGTCTTTGAGATCTGGTGGCAACGATATCCGCATATCCAG encodes:
- a CDS encoding C25 family cysteine peptidase, which codes for MKRLIILLGLLLSLQIILRAEVMEIANYDNGIQLLQSSSSEMILEMKLGAFEREALSINDDTWYNLSVKNGGLTLEQGLPQVPILAGSVIISANARMVMETMETEYLDLKMKIAPSKGNLTRDINPESIPYTFSEFYKSSDYYPENHTELSEPFILRDYRGISVRFKPFVYYPETGITRVYTRIKVKLSQDGSDLTNALSFSKHSYAAEYSEIYRNMFLNFAEAKYPSIDEEGRILVITNSMFDNAILPWVNWKKQMGFDVSVVDYQVAGPSASQIKTYIQNQYILNDGLMFVQIMGDAPQVPSLSYNGGGSDPSFALLAGNDNYPEIFVGRFSAQTVAEMETQVQRSIEYERDLQNDATWLQNAMGIASEEGGGYQGDNGESDQQHMENIRTDLLGYGYTSVDQMYANMGATAYAVGNNINTGRGFINYVGHGSDTSWVTTGFNNNNVNALTNDNMLPFIASVACVNGNFVSRTCFAEAWMRATNNGNPTGAVAIYASSVNQGWNPPMRAQDEITDLLIAEAKHSIGGLFYNGSSKMIEVYGSDGADEFKNWHIFGDASLMVRTKTPTEALAEYNPVLLIGMQSLDVTTEPYARLSLSAEGTIYGIATADANGTALLNLDILPEQPMNLTLTITAFNKVTHIGTVEVLPADGPYIIVTGVSVEDDNDNNPSLGEIVTIQVNMENVGSDPAEGVSVSAITSDPHLTVVGDAEIIDYINPNTIGSTSTGIQLQISDSVPDQYSAAFTVLVTLQDGSEYNYDHEIVINAPRIVWGSLQINDSQGNNNGRVDPGESFTISIPISNLGHADCPELFSSITIEGGETIISPIVDTIPLISAGNSSELIYNIALSSQIEPGSTISINIIASYAQTVLTNTYAVITGILMENFENGMSNFPWTFTGGNWISTENGYQGSLAAQSAPINHNQTTSMSITLTNPSDGFVSFWKKTSSEANHDYLKFFVNGMLKNQWSGIDEDWEQVSYIVLAGTNTYRWEYVKDSSVSAGNDCVLIDDVLFPAEDSDTGHPIMVIDHTSLDFGNIEIGTEEVQNLTISNTGDALMLGSVVLQEPYSLLSQNSYLNNMNFTVPAGESLILSIAFRPIEKGDYDAELQIDSDDPDNPSVIVTLSGSSSTSDPNDMVNPVITELRGNYPNPFNPNTSISFSLKDREYVSIEIYNVLGQRVKTLVASVMNPGSHTVAWNGKDNNNRNVSSGVYFYKMKAGKYSHTKKMILMK